The following DNA comes from Occultella kanbiaonis.
CAGATAGGCGCCGAGGTCGTGCCGGTACGACTCCTCGGGACCGAACACGAGGCGCCGGACCCCGGAGTGGAGACCGTCCGCGCCGATGACGAGGTCGAACGCGCGCGGGGGGGAGTCCTCGAACTCGACCGTGACGGCGTCCGTGCCGTCCGTGATCGCGGTGATCGTGTCCCCGAAGATGTACTCGGCGTGCGGCGCGGCAGCGGCGTGCAGGATCCCGGTGAGATCGTCGCGCTGGATCTCCACGTGCCGGTCCGCGATCGTGGCGGTCAGGCGCGGCATCTCGATCGGGCGTCCACGGCGCTGGTTGAAGGTCATTCGATCGTGCCGGACGTGGGCGCCGGTGACGGCGGGCAGGAGGCCCATCCGCTCGACCACCTCGATCGAGACGCCGGCCAGGTCGACGGCGTGGCCGCCGGTCTGGCGCAGGTGTGGCCGCTTCTCGACGACGGTGGGGTTGAAGCCGCGTTGTGCGAGCCAGTACGCGAGGACGGATCCCGCGATGCCGGCACCGGAGATGAGGATGTTGTGTGCCATGGGGAGTAGATTACTTGCCGACCGACTAGGTATCAATGAGGGGCTCGCCGGCGCCCGTCTCATAGGCTCTGGGGACCGAGCACCAGGAAGGTGGTGACCATGCCCGTGGGAGAGTCCGCGCCCCGTCGCGACGGTCGGACGACCGACACGCGCCAACGCATCGAGTCCACGGCGTTGCAGCTGTTCGTGACCAAGGGCTTCGCCGCCACCAGCCTGAAGGACATCGCCGACGAGCTCGGTATCACGAAGGCGGCCCTCTACTACCACTTCCCGGCCAAGGCGGACCTCGCGCGCGGTGTCTTCCAGCCGTTCATCGACGATGTCGACGCCGTCCTGGACGATCTGGACGGTCGGCGGCTGCCACCAGAGGACGTGCTGGCTGCCTACGCCGACGCACTCCTGCCGCACCGTAGGGCGCTCGCCGGCACGCTCCGCGACCCGGGCGCCGTGGCCGACCTCGACCTCGAGGGTGCGAGCTTCCGGTGGCTCGCCAGACTGTCGGCTCTGCTCGGGTACGACGTCGCGACGGCGGAGACAAGGGTGCGCACCGCCGTCGCCGTCGGTGGCCTCACCCGGGCGCTCGTGCTGCCGGAGGCCGAGGACGAGCGGGCCCGCGCGATCGCCGTCGAGGCTGCCGTGGCTGCGCTGGGTCGAGGTACGACGGCGCAGCGGTAGTTCCGTATGGC
Coding sequences within:
- a CDS encoding TetR/AcrR family transcriptional regulator, coding for MPVGESAPRRDGRTTDTRQRIESTALQLFVTKGFAATSLKDIADELGITKAALYYHFPAKADLARGVFQPFIDDVDAVLDDLDGRRLPPEDVLAAYADALLPHRRALAGTLRDPGAVADLDLEGASFRWLARLSALLGYDVATAETRVRTAVAVGGLTRALVLPEAEDERARAIAVEAAVAALGRGTTAQR